The Cellulomonas sp. P24 genome contains a region encoding:
- a CDS encoding ABC transporter ATP-binding protein encodes MIEVHGLTKRYGPKTAVDDVTFTVHPGKVTGFLGPNGAGKSTTMRLIVGLDHPTHGSVKVNGRPYAQHHSPLREVGILLDAKAVHTGRSAYHHLRAMAATHHIPVSRVDEVIEMTGLQSVAKKRVGGFSLGMGQRLGIASALLGDPKTLILDEPVNGLDPEGVLWVRNLVRYLASEGRTVFLSSHLMSEMAVTADHLIVVGRGKLIADAPVSEVVAQASGTTVRVRSPQATQLVELLQGPGVTVSSTEPGLVEITGSTAVLIGETAARAQLVLHELTPVVSSLEDAYMALTKDEVEYHSTTSGIHPDHEGAHTAAEPEGANR; translated from the coding sequence ATGATCGAGGTACACGGCCTGACCAAGAGGTACGGACCGAAGACGGCGGTGGACGACGTGACGTTCACCGTGCACCCGGGGAAGGTCACCGGGTTCCTCGGGCCGAACGGCGCAGGGAAGTCGACGACGATGCGGCTGATCGTCGGCCTGGACCACCCCACGCACGGGTCCGTCAAGGTCAACGGTCGCCCCTACGCGCAGCACCACTCCCCGTTGCGCGAGGTCGGGATCCTGCTCGACGCCAAGGCCGTCCACACCGGACGCAGCGCGTACCACCACCTGCGCGCGATGGCCGCGACCCACCACATCCCGGTGTCGCGCGTCGACGAGGTCATCGAGATGACCGGCCTGCAGTCCGTGGCCAAGAAGCGCGTCGGCGGGTTCTCCCTCGGGATGGGCCAGCGGCTCGGCATCGCATCGGCCCTGCTCGGCGATCCGAAGACCCTGATCCTCGACGAGCCGGTCAACGGTCTCGACCCCGAGGGCGTCCTCTGGGTACGCAACCTCGTCCGCTACCTCGCGTCCGAGGGCCGGACCGTGTTCCTCTCCTCGCACCTCATGAGCGAGATGGCCGTGACCGCGGACCACCTGATCGTGGTCGGGCGCGGCAAGCTGATCGCGGACGCCCCGGTGTCGGAGGTCGTCGCCCAGGCGTCCGGCACGACGGTGCGGGTCCGCAGCCCCCAGGCGACCCAGCTCGTGGAGCTCCTCCAGGGGCCCGGCGTGACCGTGAGCTCGACCGAGCCCGGCCTCGTGGAGATCACCGGGAGCACTGCCGTGCTGATCGGCGAGACAGCGGCACGCGCCCAGCTCGTGCTCCACGAGCTGACCCCGGTCGTGAGCTCTCTCGAGGACGCGTACATGGCACTGACGAAGGACGAGGTCGAGTACCACTCGACGACCAGCGGGATCCACCCGGACCACGAGGGTGCCCACACAGCCGCCGAGCCGGAAGGAGCGAACCGATGA
- a CDS encoding metalloregulator ArsR/SmtB family transcription factor, whose translation MVVRSELSDAEVDRVFRALADATRRDIVRRTLAGEASISELAASYDMSFAAVQKHVAVLEGAGLVVKRSHGRERIVRGNPDAIRRAQALLDSYEQIWRARIDRLDAVLAEGD comes from the coding sequence ATGGTTGTACGTAGCGAGTTGAGCGATGCCGAGGTCGACCGGGTCTTCCGAGCCCTGGCCGACGCCACGCGGCGTGACATCGTGCGACGGACCCTGGCGGGCGAGGCCTCGATCTCCGAGCTCGCCGCGTCGTACGACATGTCCTTCGCCGCGGTCCAGAAGCACGTGGCCGTGCTGGAGGGGGCGGGGCTGGTGGTCAAGCGCTCGCACGGCCGCGAGCGGATCGTCCGCGGCAACCCCGACGCCATCCGGCGCGCCCAGGCGCTGCTGGACTCCTACGAACAGATCTGGAGAGCACGGATCGACCGACTGGACGCCGTGCTCGCCGAAGGCGACTGA
- a CDS encoding alpha/beta fold hydrolase, with protein MSTESVLAITTSLGEIPVTVSARGRGAPVLLLHGGAGPASVAPFADLLAERTGARVILPTHPGFGGTPRPATLATVGALAELYLGLLEALDLQGVTVVGNSLGGWIAAEIALRHPPRVRGLALVDAVGIDAPGHEVADIFALTPAQIAERSYADPSTAVIPDVAALPPAARQIALGNRESLRVYGGGMTDPDLRERLGLIDVPTLVLWGEADRIADVDYGRAFAAAIPGARFVLLAHTGHVPQIETPGALLDALRGFVG; from the coding sequence ATGAGCACCGAGTCCGTCCTCGCCATCACCACCTCGCTCGGCGAGATCCCGGTCACCGTCAGCGCGCGCGGACGCGGGGCCCCGGTGCTGCTCCTGCACGGTGGGGCGGGTCCGGCTTCGGTCGCGCCCTTCGCCGACCTACTCGCCGAGCGCACCGGTGCCCGGGTGATCCTCCCGACCCATCCGGGATTCGGCGGCACGCCGCGCCCGGCGACGCTCGCGACGGTCGGAGCTCTCGCCGAGCTCTACCTCGGCCTGCTCGAGGCGCTCGACCTCCAGGGGGTGACCGTGGTCGGCAACTCCCTCGGCGGATGGATCGCGGCCGAGATCGCCCTGCGGCACCCCCCTCGCGTCCGCGGCCTCGCGCTGGTCGACGCGGTCGGCATCGACGCGCCGGGCCACGAGGTCGCCGACATCTTCGCACTCACCCCCGCGCAGATCGCCGAGCGTAGCTACGCCGACCCGTCGACGGCCGTCATCCCTGATGTGGCGGCGCTGCCGCCGGCCGCGCGGCAGATCGCACTCGGCAATCGCGAGTCGCTCAGGGTCTACGGCGGGGGCATGACCGATCCCGACCTGCGGGAGCGGCTCGGTCTGATCGATGTGCCCACGCTCGTGCTGTGGGGTGAGGCGGACCGGATCGCCGATGTCGACTACGGGCGCGCCTTCGCCGCCGCGATCCCCGGGGCGCGGTTCGTCCTGCTCGCGCACACCGGGCACGTGCCGCAGATCGAGACGCCTGGGGCGCTGCTGGACGCGCTTCGCGGGTTCGTCGGGTGA
- a CDS encoding ABC transporter permease, giving the protein MSTTTQSPGTHAGAVEAPSHGPHLSFGGVVASEWIKFRTVRSTVWTLSITLVVMVGLSLLVAFGMTSAMDSQHMSAADTGMAGSGIVTLGYYFAQMTLAVLGVLTISGEYSTGMIRSTLAAVPRRLPALAAKALVLSVATAVVSAVGVGLSYLVTQPMLSSHGLAVDFGDSTTQRVLLGCVLYLVAIALLGFALGAVLRHSAAAIATVLGVTLLLPILVLVIGNWVSWVRDLSPYLPTNAGERIMSTSTATSQSPAGTGPTPLEPWAGLGLLAGYVVAILTLAAVMLRRRDA; this is encoded by the coding sequence ATGAGCACGACGACCCAGTCCCCCGGTACCCACGCAGGAGCGGTCGAGGCCCCCTCGCACGGCCCCCACCTCAGCTTCGGTGGCGTGGTCGCCTCGGAGTGGATCAAGTTCCGCACGGTGCGCTCGACCGTCTGGACGCTCTCGATCACGCTCGTCGTCATGGTCGGGCTGAGCCTCCTGGTGGCGTTCGGCATGACGAGCGCGATGGACAGCCAGCACATGAGCGCCGCCGACACCGGGATGGCCGGGTCGGGGATCGTGACCTTGGGGTACTACTTCGCCCAGATGACGCTCGCCGTCCTCGGTGTCCTGACGATCTCCGGCGAGTACTCGACCGGCATGATCCGATCCACGCTCGCGGCGGTCCCCCGCCGGCTGCCGGCGCTCGCGGCAAAGGCGCTCGTGCTCTCCGTCGCGACCGCGGTCGTGAGCGCAGTCGGCGTCGGCCTCTCCTACCTGGTGACCCAGCCGATGCTGTCGTCGCACGGGCTGGCCGTCGACTTCGGCGACAGCACGACGCAGCGGGTCCTGCTCGGCTGCGTGCTGTACCTGGTGGCCATCGCTCTGCTCGGCTTCGCGCTCGGTGCGGTGCTCCGGCACTCCGCCGCGGCCATCGCGACCGTGCTCGGCGTGACCCTGCTGCTCCCGATCCTCGTGCTGGTGATCGGCAACTGGGTGTCGTGGGTGCGTGACCTGAGCCCCTACCTGCCGACCAACGCCGGCGAACGGATCATGTCGACGTCCACCGCGACCAGCCAGTCGCCGGCAGGCACGGGCCCGACGCCGCTGGAGCCGTGGGCCGGTCTCGGCCTCCTGGCGGGCTACGTCGTGGCGATCCTCACGCTCGCCGCGGTGATGCTCCGCCGCCGCGACGCCTGA
- a CDS encoding histidine phosphatase family protein, which translates to MRLLLIRHGQTASNVENRLDSAVPGPLLTPLGEAQAAAIPDQLAAERVDVLYASTQTRAQLTAAPLARHRGLPVTIRDGLREIFAGDLEGRTDDEAVTTYVRTTLAWADGDVSRRMPGAEDGVEVLGRFDAVVSEVAASGAEVAVVVSHGAMIRTWSAARAHNLDAGFAASNALVNTGIVVLDGDPVAGWYALSWQGTRLLRG; encoded by the coding sequence ATGCGTCTGCTGCTGATCCGCCACGGCCAGACGGCGTCGAACGTCGAGAACCGTCTCGACTCGGCCGTCCCCGGTCCGCTGCTCACCCCCCTCGGCGAGGCGCAGGCGGCGGCGATCCCGGACCAGCTCGCCGCCGAGCGGGTCGACGTGCTCTACGCGTCGACGCAGACGCGTGCCCAGCTGACGGCTGCCCCGCTGGCGCGTCATCGCGGTCTCCCGGTGACGATCCGCGACGGCCTGCGTGAGATCTTCGCCGGCGACCTCGAGGGTCGGACCGACGACGAGGCGGTGACGACCTACGTTCGCACGACCCTCGCGTGGGCCGACGGCGACGTGTCCCGGCGGATGCCCGGCGCCGAGGACGGCGTCGAGGTGCTGGGCCGGTTCGACGCGGTCGTGTCCGAGGTGGCCGCCTCGGGCGCCGAGGTGGCGGTGGTCGTCAGCCACGGCGCGATGATCCGGACGTGGTCGGCCGCGCGTGCCCACAACCTCGACGCCGGCTTCGCGGCCTCGAACGCGCTCGTGAACACCGGCATCGTCGTCCTCGACGGCGATCCCGTGGCGGGCTGGTACGCGTTGTCATGGCAGGGAACGCGCCTGCTGAGGGGTTGA
- a CDS encoding NAD(P)/FAD-dependent oxidoreductase, translating into MPQNSSSGVAADPTPSGAPAPLVTPRPRKVPRVVVLGGGSVGLYSARRLRRRLGRREAAIVVVDPRPYMTYAPFLPEAAAGSIDPRNVVAPHRRALKGVDVLQGKVSEIRHASRQVQIVPEEGEAYWITYDHLIVGLGSVARTLPIPGLAEQGIGFKNVEEAIAVRNHVLNRIDVASSTWDPELRRRMLTFVFVGGGFAGVEALAEVEDMARSAMRYYGSLGRDELRFVLVEGSPRILPEVSAELGGYTLDELRKRDIEIHLSTFLTSCVDGHVVLSNGVEFDSETIVWTAGVKANPVLQNSDLPLDKLGRVTCLATLQIVREDGTIVPDAWAAGDCAAVPDLYHPGTFCPPNAQHAIREANHLGDNLARILRSAEPTEYKHKNVGAVASLGMYKGVAQMFGRIKVRGPLAWVLHRTYHVFAMPTWNRKVRIMAGWTWALLLRREVVSLGSLHDPRAAFRNAAVPSTPQSSVGTRTT; encoded by the coding sequence ATGCCCCAGAACTCGTCTTCCGGGGTCGCCGCCGACCCCACGCCCTCAGGCGCACCGGCTCCTCTCGTGACCCCGCGTCCCCGCAAGGTCCCCCGCGTGGTCGTCCTCGGTGGTGGTTCGGTCGGTCTGTACTCGGCCCGCCGGCTGCGTCGACGTCTCGGACGTCGCGAGGCGGCGATCGTCGTCGTCGACCCCCGCCCGTACATGACCTACGCACCCTTCCTGCCGGAGGCGGCCGCCGGGTCGATCGACCCGCGCAACGTCGTCGCCCCGCACCGTCGAGCCCTCAAGGGCGTCGACGTGCTGCAGGGCAAGGTCTCCGAGATCCGTCACGCCAGCCGCCAGGTCCAGATCGTCCCGGAGGAGGGCGAGGCGTACTGGATCACCTACGACCACCTGATCGTCGGTCTCGGGTCGGTCGCCAGGACCCTGCCGATCCCGGGCCTCGCCGAGCAGGGCATCGGCTTCAAGAACGTGGAGGAGGCCATCGCGGTCCGCAACCACGTCCTCAACCGGATCGACGTCGCGTCCTCGACGTGGGACCCCGAGCTGCGCCGGCGGATGCTGACGTTCGTGTTCGTCGGGGGTGGGTTCGCCGGTGTCGAGGCGCTCGCCGAGGTCGAGGACATGGCCCGGTCGGCGATGCGGTACTACGGCAGCCTCGGACGTGACGAGCTCCGGTTCGTGCTCGTCGAGGGGTCACCCCGGATCCTCCCGGAGGTGAGCGCCGAGCTCGGGGGGTACACGCTCGACGAGCTCCGCAAGCGCGACATCGAGATCCACCTCTCGACGTTCCTCACCTCGTGCGTGGACGGCCACGTGGTGCTCTCCAACGGCGTCGAGTTCGACTCGGAGACGATCGTCTGGACCGCCGGCGTCAAGGCCAACCCAGTCCTGCAGAACTCGGACCTCCCGCTCGACAAGCTCGGTCGGGTGACCTGCCTGGCGACCCTCCAGATCGTCCGCGAGGACGGCACGATCGTTCCCGACGCGTGGGCCGCCGGTGACTGCGCGGCCGTGCCTGATCTCTACCACCCGGGAACGTTCTGCCCCCCGAACGCCCAGCACGCCATCCGGGAGGCGAACCACCTCGGCGACAACCTGGCGCGGATCCTGCGCAGCGCAGAGCCGACCGAGTACAAGCACAAGAACGTCGGTGCGGTGGCGTCGCTCGGCATGTACAAGGGTGTGGCGCAGATGTTCGGCCGCATCAAGGTCCGCGGGCCCCTCGCCTGGGTGCTGCACCGTACGTACCACGTGTTCGCCATGCCGACCTGGAACCGGAAGGTGCGGATCATGGCGGGGTGGACCTGGGCCCTGCTGCTGCGACGTGAGGTGGTCTCGCTCGGGTCGCTCCACGACCCGCGTGCCGCGTTCCGCAACGCCGCCGTGCCGAGCACGCCGCAGTCGTCCGTCGGCACGCGCACGACGTGA
- a CDS encoding MarR family winged helix-turn-helix transcriptional regulator translates to MDETTGAIEREMAMLLRLADRSRRTPALEPTLERSAYLVLSVLEQQQVANISTIAEVLRLDASTVTRQVVAMESASLVERRRDPADGRGTLVVATPRGIAELAATREVRSAVYADVLADWTPADRATLASLLQRLNGDLDAYAHRH, encoded by the coding sequence ATGGACGAGACGACCGGGGCGATCGAACGCGAGATGGCGATGCTCTTGCGCCTCGCGGACCGCAGCCGACGGACACCCGCGCTGGAGCCGACGCTCGAGCGATCCGCCTACCTGGTGCTGTCGGTTCTCGAGCAGCAGCAGGTCGCGAACATCAGCACGATCGCCGAGGTGCTGCGGCTCGACGCGTCGACCGTCACCCGGCAGGTCGTCGCGATGGAGTCGGCATCGCTCGTCGAGCGGCGGCGCGACCCCGCCGACGGCCGCGGCACGCTCGTCGTCGCGACCCCCCGCGGCATCGCCGAGCTTGCTGCCACCCGCGAGGTGCGGAGCGCGGTCTACGCCGATGTCCTCGCTGACTGGACCCCTGCAGATCGCGCAACGCTCGCCTCGCTGCTGCAGCGCCTCAACGGCGACCTCGACGCCTACGCGCACCGGCACTGA
- a CDS encoding MarR family winged helix-turn-helix transcriptional regulator, whose protein sequence is MTPQQLGQAVKRLQVKHHRAGNEALKPLGVSIVQWDALRHLHAHPGASLHDLAVLTFQTDQAFGTLATRLEARGLIRRGSGPGRAIRPELTPEGEQVLAAGTTAIENVLQASFGRLSATERTAFGEMLTRLVDDAPGAGV, encoded by the coding sequence ATGACGCCCCAGCAGCTCGGGCAGGCGGTGAAGCGCCTGCAGGTCAAGCACCACCGCGCCGGCAACGAGGCGCTCAAGCCCCTCGGCGTCTCGATCGTGCAGTGGGACGCGCTGCGCCACCTCCACGCACACCCGGGCGCCTCACTGCACGACCTCGCGGTCCTGACCTTCCAGACCGACCAGGCGTTCGGCACGCTCGCGACGCGGCTCGAGGCACGCGGACTGATCCGGCGCGGGTCCGGACCGGGACGGGCGATCCGTCCCGAGCTCACGCCCGAGGGCGAGCAGGTCCTCGCCGCCGGCACGACAGCGATCGAGAACGTCCTGCAGGCATCGTTCGGTCGCCTGTCGGCGACGGAACGGACAGCGTTCGGCGAGATGCTGACGCGCCTGGTCGACGACGCACCGGGCGCGGGCGTCTGA
- a CDS encoding sensor histidine kinase, translated as MDLVPDMTGAAGRDVTDPRPPHVTGGPSVGPFTELSTRRLGPIRRFFLRRPVVMDVVVMLWFGAPAVLDAVLTESGTRRDALVVFAVAGTGVLLWRRRLPLPVAVGMTVLSVGQTAVAGTMSGFDLGVALVVYAVAASRAPRDAWVTAVASVAVMSGAVLLWERPTQQGATASVWTGGSTPRESVAELRVASITALVLLVLIAISIGISVHNRRAHVADLVDRGNQLARERDQQARLAVAAERARIAREMHDVVAHSLTVMVALADGAAAALTRDPERSRHALDEVSATGRTALADMRRVLGVLTEESAPLDPQPGGPDLVALVDGFRIAGLPVETVTSGGPLPPDAGLQLAVYRIVQESLTNTLRYAPGAGHVEVRIARGPDQVTVDVTDDGGINRPPLPIGSGRGVIGMRERAAVYGGHIEAGPYRRGWRVHAELRWQES; from the coding sequence ATGGACCTCGTGCCCGACATGACCGGGGCCGCGGGTCGGGACGTCACCGACCCGCGGCCCCCGCACGTCACCGGTGGACCGTCGGTGGGACCGTTCACCGAGCTCAGCACCCGGCGGCTCGGACCGATCCGGCGATTCTTCCTGCGTCGTCCGGTCGTGATGGACGTCGTCGTGATGCTGTGGTTCGGCGCACCTGCGGTCCTCGACGCGGTCCTGACCGAGTCCGGGACCCGGCGAGACGCCCTGGTGGTCTTCGCCGTCGCCGGGACCGGCGTCCTGCTGTGGAGGCGTCGGCTGCCGTTGCCCGTCGCCGTCGGCATGACCGTGCTGAGCGTCGGCCAGACGGCGGTGGCGGGCACCATGAGCGGCTTCGACCTCGGGGTCGCGCTCGTGGTCTACGCCGTCGCCGCGTCCCGGGCCCCTCGGGATGCCTGGGTGACCGCCGTCGCGTCCGTCGCGGTCATGTCGGGAGCCGTCCTCCTGTGGGAGCGCCCGACGCAGCAGGGCGCGACGGCGAGCGTGTGGACCGGGGGCAGCACGCCCCGGGAGTCGGTCGCTGAGCTCCGGGTCGCGTCGATCACCGCACTCGTGCTTCTCGTCCTCATCGCGATCTCGATCGGCATCAGCGTCCACAACCGCCGCGCGCACGTGGCCGACCTCGTCGACCGGGGCAACCAGCTCGCCCGGGAACGCGACCAGCAGGCACGGCTCGCCGTCGCCGCCGAACGCGCTCGCATCGCCCGGGAGATGCACGACGTCGTCGCCCACTCGCTCACCGTCATGGTCGCGTTGGCGGACGGCGCCGCAGCCGCCCTCACCCGGGACCCGGAACGCTCACGTCATGCCCTGGACGAGGTCTCGGCGACCGGTCGCACCGCTCTCGCGGACATGAGGCGCGTGCTGGGTGTGCTGACCGAGGAGTCCGCACCGCTCGATCCGCAGCCGGGCGGCCCGGACCTCGTGGCCCTGGTCGACGGCTTCCGCATCGCCGGCCTGCCGGTCGAGACCGTGACCTCGGGTGGCCCGCTACCGCCCGATGCGGGCCTGCAGCTCGCGGTCTACCGGATCGTCCAGGAGTCGCTCACCAACACGTTGCGGTACGCGCCGGGAGCCGGTCACGTCGAGGTCCGGATCGCGCGCGGCCCCGACCAGGTCACGGTGGACGTCACGGACGACGGTGGGATCAACCGTCCCCCGCTGCCGATCGGGAGCGGTCGTGGTGTGATCGGGATGCGCGAGCGCGCAGCCGTGTACGGCGGGCACATCGAGGCAGGGCCGTACCGACGAGGATGGCGTGTGCACGCCGAGCTGCGATGGCAGGAGTCATGA
- a CDS encoding response regulator transcription factor, translating into MTDTETLPRPGTIRVLLVDDQALLRMGFRLVLEAEDDLDVVGEAADGATAVDMAAALRPDVVLMDVRMPGMNGIDATERIVASWPSTRVMILTTFDLDEYAFAALRVGASGFLLKDARPADLIGAIRAVASGDAVVSPRVTRRMLEMFSEHLPRPGAADRSDGLDPRLHGLTAREVEVLGALADGLSNAEIAERFVLAEATVKTHVGRILAKLGLRDRVQAVVLAYETGLVRPS; encoded by the coding sequence ATGACCGACACCGAGACCCTTCCCCGCCCAGGCACGATCCGGGTGCTGCTCGTCGACGACCAGGCCCTGCTGCGCATGGGGTTCCGTCTGGTGCTCGAGGCCGAGGACGACCTGGACGTCGTCGGCGAGGCCGCAGACGGCGCGACCGCCGTCGACATGGCGGCGGCGCTGCGACCTGACGTCGTCCTGATGGACGTGCGGATGCCCGGGATGAACGGCATCGATGCAACCGAGCGGATCGTCGCGTCGTGGCCGTCCACGCGCGTCATGATCCTCACGACGTTCGACCTCGACGAGTACGCGTTCGCGGCGCTCCGTGTCGGCGCGAGCGGGTTCCTGCTCAAGGACGCCCGACCGGCGGACCTCATCGGGGCGATCCGCGCGGTCGCGAGTGGCGACGCCGTCGTGTCGCCCCGCGTGACCCGACGGATGCTCGAGATGTTCTCCGAGCACCTGCCGCGTCCCGGTGCGGCCGACCGCTCGGACGGGCTCGACCCCCGCCTGCACGGCCTCACCGCGCGGGAGGTCGAGGTGCTCGGCGCGCTCGCCGACGGGCTCTCGAACGCCGAGATCGCCGAGAGGTTCGTCCTGGCCGAGGCGACGGTCAAGACGCACGTGGGTCGGATCCTCGCCAAGCTCGGTCTCCGTGACCGCGTGCAGGCCGTCGTGCTCGCCTACGAGACCGGCCTGGTCCGCCCGTCCTGA
- a CDS encoding Bax inhibitor-1/YccA family protein, with amino-acid sequence MSNPVFDNSAIFGDPRKKPRGRAAQGTVATAGSYGTATAGYDAAALNQMYAAPSATTADTGRLTYDDVIMKTAGLLAVLVLTGAATWLLAPGLWMVGAVVGLVLGLVNAFKKSPSPALILLYAAAEGVFLGGISAFFETSYRGIVGQAVLATLAVFGTSLVLFRSGKVRVTPKFTKVLMLSMVGYLVFSFLNVGLMLFGVGGGAYGPLRSGPAGIVVGLVAVGLAAMSLVVDFDSIQRGVRQGVPAKFAWSAAFGLVVTLVWLYLELLRLLAILRN; translated from the coding sequence ATGAGCAACCCGGTCTTCGACAACAGCGCCATCTTCGGTGACCCGCGCAAGAAGCCCCGCGGTCGTGCCGCGCAGGGGACCGTGGCGACCGCCGGCTCGTACGGGACCGCGACGGCCGGGTACGACGCAGCGGCGCTGAACCAGATGTACGCCGCCCCGTCGGCGACGACCGCGGACACCGGGCGCCTCACCTACGACGACGTCATCATGAAGACCGCCGGCCTGCTGGCCGTGCTGGTCCTCACGGGTGCGGCCACCTGGCTCCTCGCGCCGGGGCTGTGGATGGTCGGCGCGGTCGTCGGCCTCGTGCTCGGGCTGGTCAACGCGTTCAAGAAGAGCCCCAGCCCGGCGCTGATCCTGCTGTACGCGGCCGCCGAGGGCGTGTTCCTCGGAGGCATCAGCGCGTTCTTCGAGACCAGCTACAGGGGAATCGTCGGGCAGGCCGTGCTGGCCACCCTCGCGGTGTTCGGGACCAGCCTCGTGCTGTTCCGCTCCGGCAAGGTCCGGGTGACCCCGAAGTTCACCAAGGTCCTGATGCTCTCGATGGTCGGCTACCTCGTGTTCTCGTTCCTCAACGTCGGCCTCATGCTGTTCGGCGTCGGCGGCGGCGCCTACGGCCCGTTGCGCAGCGGGCCGGCGGGGATCGTCGTCGGGCTCGTCGCCGTCGGGCTCGCGGCGATGTCGCTGGTCGTCGACTTCGACTCGATCCAGCGTGGTGTCCGCCAGGGGGTCCCCGCCAAGTTCGCCTGGTCGGCGGCGTTCGGGCTCGTCGTGACGCTGGTGTGGCTCTACCTCGAGCTGCTGCGGCTGCTGGCGATCCTGCGGAACTGA
- a CDS encoding SRPBCC family protein: MPITSVTKDADALTMTVVADFDAPLRRLWDAYLDPRLLERFWGPPTYPAVFTRHDGYVGGRSEYAMTGPDGDVARGFWEWLSVDELAGFEVRDGFANPDGSPNEQMPAMRMVFTFEATPHGSRVTTTTFFASVEELETLLGMGMEQGMSEAMGQIDAVLADLASFAAGIGTATQLLSDTQVRISRIIRGSVDDVWRAHHEPALMRRWLLGPEGWTMPVCEIGAEVGETYRYEWEQVDGSGRFGFTGTVLESRPPHRSVTTGVMIGTDGPSTTDELTFTAVEDGTLLSLLITYPDADVRDTVLATGMTDGMETSYARLESLIG, encoded by the coding sequence ATGCCCATCACCTCCGTCACCAAGGATGCCGACGCCCTCACGATGACCGTGGTCGCCGACTTCGACGCCCCGCTACGCCGACTCTGGGACGCCTACCTCGACCCACGGCTGCTCGAGCGGTTCTGGGGACCGCCCACCTATCCCGCCGTGTTCACGCGGCACGACGGGTACGTCGGCGGTCGCAGCGAGTACGCGATGACAGGACCGGACGGCGACGTGGCGCGCGGCTTCTGGGAGTGGTTGTCGGTCGACGAGCTCGCCGGCTTCGAGGTGCGCGACGGGTTCGCGAACCCGGACGGCAGCCCGAACGAGCAGATGCCCGCGATGCGCATGGTCTTCACCTTCGAGGCGACACCTCACGGGTCCCGGGTGACCACGACGACGTTCTTCGCGTCGGTCGAGGAGCTCGAGACGCTGCTCGGCATGGGCATGGAGCAGGGCATGAGCGAGGCCATGGGGCAGATCGACGCCGTCCTGGCCGATCTCGCGTCGTTCGCCGCCGGTATCGGCACCGCGACGCAGCTCCTCAGCGACACGCAGGTGCGCATCAGCCGGATCATCCGCGGCAGTGTCGACGACGTCTGGCGCGCCCACCACGAGCCCGCACTGATGCGCCGGTGGCTGCTCGGCCCCGAGGGCTGGACCATGCCGGTGTGCGAGATCGGAGCCGAGGTGGGCGAGACGTACCGCTACGAGTGGGAGCAGGTCGACGGCAGCGGTCGCTTCGGCTTCACCGGGACCGTCCTGGAGTCCCGGCCCCCGCACCGCAGCGTGACCACCGGGGTCATGATCGGTACCGACGGCCCCTCGACCACCGACGAGCTCACCTTCACGGCGGTCGAGGACGGCACGTTGCTCTCCCTGCTCATCACCTACCCGGATGCCGACGTCCGCGACACCGTGCTCGCGACCGGCATGACCGACGGGATGGAGACGTCCTACGCGCGCCTCGAGTCGTTGATCGGCTGA